The proteins below come from a single Miscanthus floridulus cultivar M001 chromosome 1, ASM1932011v1, whole genome shotgun sequence genomic window:
- the LOC136498663 gene encoding uncharacterized protein — protein MAIPPRITAAGGGGRKPRVPLLPPERTLLTAFAAAAALAVLCLVSSSPAASLSGSWRSGAWSGDKYLYWGSRVDCPGKHCGSCAGLGHQESSLRCGLEEALFLGRTFVMPSRMCLSSLHNTKGVIQSGATTKHRWEESSCAMESLYDIDQISRTVPVILDNSKKWDDIVSRSMKLEVGGVAHVQGISRGELKQNPLYSTALVINRTASPLAWFMECKDRKNRSSVMLSYNFLPSMPAQKLRDAANKMKETLGDYDAIHVRRGDLLKNRKDRFGVERSLHPHLDRDTRPEYIRKRIAKWIPPGRTLYIASNERTPGFFSPLSDRYKLAYSSNFSSILDPIIENNYQLFMVERLMMQGAKTFVNTMREFDSDLTLCDDPKKNTKVWQKPVYTDD, from the exons ATGGCGATCCCTCCCCGGATCACggcggccggtggcggcggccgcAAGCCGAGGGTGCCGCTGCTCCCACCGGAGAGAACTCTCCTGACCGCCtttgccgcggcggcggcgctggctgtCCTTTGCCTCGTCTCCTCGTCCCCCGCCGCCTCGCTGTCGGGTTCTTGGAGATCCGGGGCTTGGAGCGGCGACAAGTACCTTTACTGGGGCAGCCGCGTGGATTGCCCCGGCAAACACTGCGGCTCCTGCGCGGGGCTCGGGCACCAGGAGTCCAGCCTCCGCTGTGGTCTCGAGGAGGCCCTTTTCCTTGGCAG AACATTTGTGATGCCCTCAAGAATGTGCCTAAGTTCACTGCATAACACAAAGGGAGTTATCCAAAGTGGTGCAACTACAAAACATAG ATGGGAAGAAAGTTCTTGTGCAATGGAATCTCTATACGATATAGATCAGATCTCAAGAACAGTACCAGTTATTTTGGACAACTCAAAAAAATGGGATGATATAGTATCAAGAAGCATGAAACTAGAAGTGGGAGGAGTGGCACATGTGCAAGGAATTAGCAGAGGTGAACTCAAACAAAATCCCTTATACTCAACAGCTCTCGTAATAAACCGCACTGCAAGCCCCCTTGCTTG GTTTATGGAGTGCAAGGATCGCAAGAACCGCAGCTCAGTGATGTTATCCTACAACTTTTTGCCAAGTATGCCAGCACAAAAATTGAGGGATGCAGCAAATAAG ATGAAAGAAACACTTGGTGATTATGATGCTATTCATGTGAGACGCGGCGATCTATTGAAAAATAGGAAAGATAGATTTGGTGTCGAACGGAGCCTTCATCCTCATCTAGACAGAGACACCCGCCCTGAGTACATCAGAAAAAGAATTGCAAAATGGATTCCACCAGGTCGAACTCTGTACATTGCATCAAATGAAAGAACTCCAGGCTTCTTTTCCCCTCTATCAGACAG GTACAAGTTAGCATACTCGTCCAACTTCAGTAGCATATTGGACCCAATCATTGAGAATAACTATCAGCTATTCATGGTAGAGAGGCTAATGATGCAAGGAGCAAAGACATTTGTCAACACAATGAGAGAATTTGACAGTGATTTGACCCTCTGTGATGATCCCAAAAAGAACACCAAAGTCTGGCAAAAGCCAGTATATACAGATGATTGA
- the LOC136465851 gene encoding heat stress transcription factor B-4d-like, with the protein MAAFLVGRRCGGGDGETTTVVSSMDDMDMSSHAAKPAGPAPFLTKTFQLVDDHRTDHIVSWGEDGATFVVWQPPEFARDLLPNYFKHNNFSSFVRQLNTYGFRKIVADRWEFANEFFRKGANHLLSEIHRRKSSSCLQPPQKLQPPLPQHQPYLSLFLPPQPPRHPSGYHVQEEDLGRKDFLATLSEDNRELRRRNSLLLSELAHMRRLYNDIIYFLQNNVEPVPPPVATTTASCRLVQLGSTDSDTSAPTWRPRCDNEEAPVKLFGVRLNDGKKRRAQQVVPLEEKGDDEKGESLGDGEHNGHGVSDDDRRSET; encoded by the exons ATGGCGGCATTCCTCGTGGGGAGGCGGTGTGGTGGTGGTGACGGTGAGACGACGACGGTGGTGTCGTCCATGGACGACATGGATATGAGCTCGCACGCTGCTAAGCCGGCCGGGCCGGCCCCCTTCCTTACCAAGACCTTCCAGCTCGTGGACGATCACCGCACCGACCACATCGTGTCGTGGGGCGAGGACGGCGCCACCTTCGTGGTGTGGCAGCCGCCGGAGTTCGCCAGGGACCTCCTCCCCAACTACTTCAAGCACAACAACTTCTCCAGCTTCGTCAGGCAGCTCAACACCTAT GGTTTCAGGAAGATAGTGGCAGACAGGTGGGAGTTCGCCAACGAGTTCTTCAGGAAGGGCGCTAACCACCTCCTCTCGGAGATCCACCGGCGGAAGTCTTCGTCGTGCTTGCAACCGCCGCAGAAGCTGCAGCCGCCGCTCCCTCAGCACCAGCCTTACCTCAGCCTCTTCTTGCCGCCGCAGCCGCCTCGGCATCCGTCGGGCTACCACGTCCAGGAGGAGGACCTCGGCCGCAAGGACTTCCTGGCGACCCTGTCGGAGGACAACCGGGAGCTCCGGCGGCGCAACTCGCTGCTGTTGTCAGAGCTGGCGCACATGAGGAGGCTCTACAACGACATCATATACTTCCTGCAGAACAACGTGGAGCCGGTGCCACCACCGGTGGCGACGACGACCGCCAGCTGCAGGCTGGTGCAGCTCGGCTCTACCGACAGCGACACCTCAGCACCGACGTGGAGGCCACGCTGCGATAATGAGGAGGCGCCGGTGAAGCTGTTTGGCGTGCGCCTGAACGACGGCAAGAAGAGAAGGGCGCAGCAGGTCGTGCCGCTGGAAGAAAAAGGCGATGATGAGAAAGGTGAAAGCCTTGGCGATGGTGAGCACAATGGCCATGGCGTTAGTGACGATGATCGGCGAAGTGAGACGTAG